Proteins found in one Asterias amurensis chromosome 13, ASM3211899v1 genomic segment:
- the LOC139946250 gene encoding uncharacterized protein isoform X1 yields the protein MRELPAAGLHNFRILFKNTRALKQSQLKDGMDWNGIQTPPTNAADFFRRVLTETLDGLLIQVDGVFKYGQVRESVRRISQMYRTGLSHSSSDYRSDWNDAANRCAYVFLYFMHHCYLVHHSLHQNLAEISRTLKYKQRMKTCSIGGGPGSDLVGLTKFLRDTNLFPSSLHCLVLDLFPNWKLAWDTIYQTLPDDFQVTYKRCDLVRDTRLSSDVLSFIRDVDILTLVKSYSAVSAFFRTEPNQRELLRSILNELKHGCLVLFIDNNYPGDGFEQQFASPAGLDLIFQFRGKPNMPFGSYSVTIKNFCQNLDFSPMRSCDVIVRLFCKNMPRQNGVSTLQSRTHMNDSVFQLAHRQPLRGTFQPPPPFQPQSFGVNYPYINAPMHRPTQSSSLNLPITRADNLQHQFPLGRASQKSTSSSSSQRPTPFGAMYSYIDPSMRQPTQSSHFPQPFLHLQSPPSGTIQNPTFRSQPYSSIPFQQPNLHCLFPNTSGENGSQNDARHEFLNHGGPLDCTDGDDEDDRDKDRDLDWCEGNEEDEDDEDDEDDEDDEYSEGNEDEEDDECGEGNEDGEDDECGEGYEDDEDGEDSEDSEDDEYGEGNEDSEDDENCEGYEDDEYGEGNEDDEDDEDDECGEGYEDDEDDECAEGNEDDEDDECGDGYEDGEYGEGDEDDEDDEGDEDDECGEGYEDYEDDECGEGNEDEDDEDDEYDEYDEYGEGDEDDESDEEDENGEGYEEDEYGEGDEDDECGEGYEDYEDDECGEGNEDEDDEDDEYDEYDEYGEGDEDDESDEEDENGEGYEEDEYGEGDEDDEDDEGDEDDEYGEGDEDDESDESDEEDEYDEYDEYGEGDEDDEDDEYDEYGEYGEGDEDDESDEEDENGEGYEEDEYGEGDEDDEDDEYDEYDEYGEGDEDDESDEDDECGEGDEDYEDDECGEGNEDEDDEDDEYDEYGEGDEDDESDEGDEYDEYDEYGEGDEDDESDEDDECGEGDEDYEDDECGEGNEDEDDEDDEYDEYGEGDEDDESDEDDENGEGYEEGEYGEGDEDDEDDEDDECGEGYEDYEDDECGEGNEDEDDKDDEEDEE from the coding sequence ACGGAATGGATTGGAACGGTATTCAAACACCACCAACAAATGCAGCAGATTTCTTCCGACGTGTATTGACAGAAACCCTCGATGGCCTTCTTATTCAAGTCGATGGTGTCTTTAAGTATGGTCAAGTTAGAGAGTCTGTACGACGAATTTCTCAGATGTACAGGACAGGGCTGTCTCATTCAAGCTCTGACTACCGATCGGATTGGAATGACGCTGCTAACCGATGCGCCTATGTCTTTCTGTACTTTATGCATCACTGTTACCTCGTACATCACTCTCTTCATCAAAACCTGGCTGAGATCTCAAGAACGTTGAAATACAAGCAGCGTATGAAGACGTGTAGTATTGGTGGTGGGCCAGGCTCAGACCTTGTTGGTCTCACTAAATTCCTTCGAGATACAAACCTCTTCCCTTCGTCGCTCCATTGCCTTGTTCTGGATTTGTTTCCCAACTGGAAACTTGCTTGGGATACTATTTACCAAACTCTACCAGATGATTTCCAGGTGACCTACAAGAGATGTGACCTTGTCAGAGATACAAGACTTTCAAGTGATGTCCTCAGTTTCATCAGAGATGTAGATATACTTACACTTGTCAAATCCTACTCTGCGGTTTCAGCATTTTTCCGAACTGAACCGAACCAAAGAGAACTACTGCGTTCTATTCTCAATGAGCTAAAGCACGGTTGTTTGGTGTTgtttattgacaacaattacCCAGGTGATGGTTTTGAGCAGCAATTTGCTTCCCCTGCTGGTCTTGACTTAATATTTCAATTCCGAGGTAAACCAAATATGCCTTTTGGTTCGTACTCGGTTACTATTAAGAACTTCTGCCAGAATCTAGATTTTAGTCCAATGCGTAGCTGTGATGTGATTGTTCGGTTATTCTGCAAAAATATGCCAAGGCAAAATGGCGTCAGCACTCTCCAGTCAAGAACCCACATGAATGACAGCGTATTTCAACTAGCTCATCGTCAGCCTCTACGTGGCACCTTTCAACCACCACCACCCTTTCAACCACAGTCTTTTGGGGTAAACTATCCCTATATCAATGCTCCAATGCATCGGCCTACTCAAAGCAGCTCCCTCAATCTGCCTATTACCCGGGCTGATAATCTCCAACATCAGTTTCCTCTAGGCAGAGCCTCCCAAAAATCAACTTCAAGCAGCTCCTCCCAACGGCCAACTCCCTTTGGGGCAATGTATTCCTACATCGATCCTTCAATGCGACAGCCTACTCAAAGCAGTCATTTCCCACAACCTTTTCTCCATCTTCAGTCTCCTCCAAGTGGCACCATCCAAAATCCAACCTTCAGAAGCCAACCTTATTCAAGCATCCCTTTTCAACAACCTAATCTCCATTGTCTTTTTCCTAATACAAGTGGGGAAAATGGTTCTCAGAATGATGCAAGGCATGAGTTCTTGAATCATGGTGGTCCTCTTGATTGTACAGATGGAGATGATGAAGACGATCGAGATAAGGATCGTGATTTGGATTGGTGTGAAGGGAATGAAGaggatgaagatgatgaagatgacgaagatgatgaagatgatgaataTTCTGAAGGGaatgaagatgaagaagatgatgaaTGTGGTGAAGGGAATGAAGATGGTGAAGATGATGAATGTGGTGAAGGGTATGAAGATGACGAAGATGGTGAAGATAGTGAAGATAGTGAAGATGATGAATATGGTGAAGGGAATGAAGATAGTGAAGATGATGAAAATTGTGAAGGGTATGAAGATGATGAATATGGTGAAGGgaatgaagatgatgaagatgatgaagatgatgaatgTGGTGAAGGGTATGAAGATGACGAGGATGATGAATGTGCTGAAGGgaatgaagatgatgaagatgatgaatgTGGTGATGGGTATGAAGATGGTGAATATGGTGAAGgggatgaagatgatgaagatgatgaaggtgatgaagatgatgaatgTGGTGAAGGGTATGAAGATTACGAAGATGATGAATGTGGTGAAGGgaatgaagatgaagatgatgaagatgatgaataTGATGAATATGATGAATATGGAGAAGGGGATGAAGATGATGAAAGTGATGAAGAGGATGAAAATGGTGAAGGGTATGAAGAAGATGAATATGGTGAAggtgatgaagatgatgaatgTGGTGAAGGGTATGAAGATTACGAAGATGATGAATGTGGTGAAGGgaatgaagatgaagatgatgaagatgatgaataTGATGAATATGATGAATATGGAGAAGGGGATGAAGATGATGAAAGTGATGAAGAGGATGAAAATGGTGAAGGGTATGAAGAAGATGAATATGGTGAAGgggatgaagatgatgaagatgatgaaggtgatgaagatgatgaataTGGTGAAGGGGATGAAGATGATGAAAGTGATGAAAGTGATGAAGAGGATGAATATGATGAATATGATGAATATGGTGAAGgggatgaagatgatgaagatgatgaataCGATGAATATGGTGAATATGGTGAAGGGGATGAAGATGATGAAAGTGATGAAGAGGATGAAAATGGTGAAGGGTATGAAGAAGATGAATATGGTGAAGgggatgaagatgatgaagatgatgaataTGATGAATACGATGAATATGGTGAAGGGGATGAAGATGATGAaagtgatgaagatgatgaatgTGGTGAAGGGGATGAAGATTACGAAGATGATGAATGTGGTGAAGGgaatgaagatgaagatgatgaagatgatgaataTGATGAATATGGTGAAGGGGATGAAGATGATGAAAGTGATGAAGGTGATGAATATGATGAATATGATGAATATGGTGAAGGGGATGAAGATGATGAaagtgatgaagatgatgaatgTGGTGAAGGGGATGAAGATTACGAAGATGATGAATGTGGTGAAGGgaatgaagatgaagatgatgaagatgatgaataTGATGAATATGGTGAAGGGGATGAAGATGATGAaagtgatgaagatgatgaaaaTGGTGAAGGGTATGAAGAAGGTGAATATGGTGAAGgggatgaagatgatgaagatgatgaagatgatgaatgTGGTGAAGGGTATGAAGATTACGAAGATGATGAATGTGGTGAAGGgaatgaagatgaagatgataaagatgatgaagaagatgaagaataA